One genomic region from Argentina anserina chromosome 2, drPotAnse1.1, whole genome shotgun sequence encodes:
- the LOC126783647 gene encoding DDT domain-containing protein DDR4 isoform X1 — protein MAEVRRSSRVAQPATEVLTGKQKRPAEEDVKMAALDDEEKDQDTSEADIAKLRKRWELASVFNFLTVFEPVIGKLCKVSAEEIEMGLVTPNDSLARLHIAILKGIPPASKILDGSDAWVTVLCKKLVEWWPWVAEGEIPLVVAKGEEVLHYKGLDPTERLLMLKALCELRADQDDAAAFINDALKQGTEISSFRKDKIGGDEKRTSYWYDGNTITGHRLYKEVTIIESKTKVKGKGGLNLPNTNFQWETLATNLEEFQEVMDELSSSKIAGERDAARIIETDAIPALEKLQKKKERELKKKERQERQQNLLTNFYGAGITRSCRNRRPVNYTFDDYDRVIHEAIKITNKRKSTEEKVQERKSRRNGTANNDAPERDKNSEDSDKEIDSANSDNNHSGMKDNEDSGNNSSNTESDMLEDAAGDEDDNNWDDDTKDEDTDEEDGNSSDKRSSKQEKNNAQAENFSQKWAGGVRWSSRLAGGTSCQVVENRNSDVKNRSRQRPVCNSALDSVVIQDSEDENSEGHENSETSEHENASRDIDPEEVSES, from the exons atgGCCGAGGTTCGGCGGTCTAGCCGCGTGGCGCAGCCGGCGACGGAGGTCCTCACCGGGAAACAAAAGCGGCCGGCGGAGGAAGACGTAAAGATGGCGGCTTTGGACGATGAGGAAAAGGATCAAGACACATCAGAGGCGGATATTGCGAAGCTTCGTAAGCGATGGGAGCTGGCCTCCGTCTTCAACTTCTTAACG GTGTTTGAGCCAGTGATTGGGAAGCTCTGTAAAGTATCGGCGGAGGAAATCGAGATGGGTTTGGTAACCCCAAACGATTCACTTGCTCGGCTTCACATTGCAATTCTCAAG GGAATACCACCAGCGAGTAAAATATTAGATGGTTCTGATGCATGGGTGACTGTTCTTTGTAAGAAACTTGTTGAGTGGTGGCCATGG GTTGCTGAGGGGGAGATTCCACTTGTGGTAGCTAAAGG AGAGGAAGTATTGCACTATAAAGGACTTGATCCGACAGAGCGTTTACTAATGTTAAAGGCACTCTGTGAACTCCGAGCCGAT CAAGATGATGCAgcggcttttattaatgaTGCTCTGAAACAAGGAACTGAAATTTCTTCATTCCGCAAAGATAAGATAGGAGGAGATGAAAAGAGAACTTCTTATTG GTACGATGGAAATACAATAACTGGTCATAGGTTGTACAAGGAAGTAACTATCATTGAGTCAAAGACAAAAGTTAAGGGAAAAGGGGGTTTGAACCTACCAAATACCAATTTCCAGTGGGAAACACTAGCAACCAATCttgaggaatttcaggaaGTTATG GATGAACTCTCATCAAGCAAAATTGCAGGAGAACGTGATGCCGCCAGGATTATTGAAACTGATGCTATTCCTGCTCTTGAGAAACTCCAGAAG aagaaagaaagggaacttaaaaagaaagaaaggcaAGAGAGGCAGCAGAATCTTTTGACAAACTTTTATGGTGCTGGAATTACACGTTCTTGTCGCAACCGGAGGCCTGTCAACTACACATTTG ATGACTATGACCGGGTCATTCATGAGGCTATAAAAATCACAAA TAAGAGGAAATCTACTGAAGAGAAAGTGCAAGAAAGGAAGAGTAGAAGAAATGGCACAGCTAACAATGACGCTCCAGAAAGAGACAAAAATTCAGAAGATTCAGATAAAGAAATTGACTCTGCAAACAGTGATAATAACCATTCTGGTATGAAGGATAATGAGGATTCTGGTAACAATTCTAGTAACACCGAAAGCGACATGCTTGAAGATGCTGCTGGTGATGAGGATGATAACAATTGGGATGATGACACCAAGGATGAGGATACGGATGAAGAAGATGGTAATTCCAGTGACAAACGCAGTTCTAAGCAAGAGAAGAACAACGCTCAGGCTGAAAATTTTTCCCAAAAATGGGCTGGTGGTGTGCGCTGGAGTTCAAGACTAGCCGGAGGCACTAGTTGTCAAGTTGTGGAAAACAGGAACTCAGATGTTAAGAACAGGTCGAGACAAAGACCTGTCTGCAACTCTGCCCTAGACTCTGTTGTGATCCAAGACTCTGAGGATGAGAACTCAGAGGGCCATGAAAACAGTGAGACTTCGGAACATGAAAATGCATCTCGAGATATTGATCCGGAAGAAGTCAGTGAAAGCTAG
- the LOC126783647 gene encoding DDT domain-containing protein DDR4 isoform X2, producing MAEVRRSSRVAQPATEVLTGKQKRPAEEDVKMAALDDEEKDQDTSEADIAKLRKRWELASVFNFLTVFEPVIGKLCKVSAEEIEMGLVTPNDSLARLHIAILKGIPPASKILDGSDAWVTVLCKKLVEWWPWVAEGEIPLVVAKGEEVLHYKGLDPTERLLMLKALCELRADQDDAAAFINDALKQGTEISSFRKDKIGGDEKRTSYWLYKEVTIIESKTKVKGKGGLNLPNTNFQWETLATNLEEFQEVMDELSSSKIAGERDAARIIETDAIPALEKLQKKKERELKKKERQERQQNLLTNFYGAGITRSCRNRRPVNYTFDDYDRVIHEAIKITNKRKSTEEKVQERKSRRNGTANNDAPERDKNSEDSDKEIDSANSDNNHSGMKDNEDSGNNSSNTESDMLEDAAGDEDDNNWDDDTKDEDTDEEDGNSSDKRSSKQEKNNAQAENFSQKWAGGVRWSSRLAGGTSCQVVENRNSDVKNRSRQRPVCNSALDSVVIQDSEDENSEGHENSETSEHENASRDIDPEEVSES from the exons atgGCCGAGGTTCGGCGGTCTAGCCGCGTGGCGCAGCCGGCGACGGAGGTCCTCACCGGGAAACAAAAGCGGCCGGCGGAGGAAGACGTAAAGATGGCGGCTTTGGACGATGAGGAAAAGGATCAAGACACATCAGAGGCGGATATTGCGAAGCTTCGTAAGCGATGGGAGCTGGCCTCCGTCTTCAACTTCTTAACG GTGTTTGAGCCAGTGATTGGGAAGCTCTGTAAAGTATCGGCGGAGGAAATCGAGATGGGTTTGGTAACCCCAAACGATTCACTTGCTCGGCTTCACATTGCAATTCTCAAG GGAATACCACCAGCGAGTAAAATATTAGATGGTTCTGATGCATGGGTGACTGTTCTTTGTAAGAAACTTGTTGAGTGGTGGCCATGG GTTGCTGAGGGGGAGATTCCACTTGTGGTAGCTAAAGG AGAGGAAGTATTGCACTATAAAGGACTTGATCCGACAGAGCGTTTACTAATGTTAAAGGCACTCTGTGAACTCCGAGCCGAT CAAGATGATGCAgcggcttttattaatgaTGCTCTGAAACAAGGAACTGAAATTTCTTCATTCCGCAAAGATAAGATAGGAGGAGATGAAAAGAGAACTTCTTATTG GTTGTACAAGGAAGTAACTATCATTGAGTCAAAGACAAAAGTTAAGGGAAAAGGGGGTTTGAACCTACCAAATACCAATTTCCAGTGGGAAACACTAGCAACCAATCttgaggaatttcaggaaGTTATG GATGAACTCTCATCAAGCAAAATTGCAGGAGAACGTGATGCCGCCAGGATTATTGAAACTGATGCTATTCCTGCTCTTGAGAAACTCCAGAAG aagaaagaaagggaacttaaaaagaaagaaaggcaAGAGAGGCAGCAGAATCTTTTGACAAACTTTTATGGTGCTGGAATTACACGTTCTTGTCGCAACCGGAGGCCTGTCAACTACACATTTG ATGACTATGACCGGGTCATTCATGAGGCTATAAAAATCACAAA TAAGAGGAAATCTACTGAAGAGAAAGTGCAAGAAAGGAAGAGTAGAAGAAATGGCACAGCTAACAATGACGCTCCAGAAAGAGACAAAAATTCAGAAGATTCAGATAAAGAAATTGACTCTGCAAACAGTGATAATAACCATTCTGGTATGAAGGATAATGAGGATTCTGGTAACAATTCTAGTAACACCGAAAGCGACATGCTTGAAGATGCTGCTGGTGATGAGGATGATAACAATTGGGATGATGACACCAAGGATGAGGATACGGATGAAGAAGATGGTAATTCCAGTGACAAACGCAGTTCTAAGCAAGAGAAGAACAACGCTCAGGCTGAAAATTTTTCCCAAAAATGGGCTGGTGGTGTGCGCTGGAGTTCAAGACTAGCCGGAGGCACTAGTTGTCAAGTTGTGGAAAACAGGAACTCAGATGTTAAGAACAGGTCGAGACAAAGACCTGTCTGCAACTCTGCCCTAGACTCTGTTGTGATCCAAGACTCTGAGGATGAGAACTCAGAGGGCCATGAAAACAGTGAGACTTCGGAACATGAAAATGCATCTCGAGATATTGATCCGGAAGAAGTCAGTGAAAGCTAG